In Ectothiorhodospira sp. BSL-9, a single window of DNA contains:
- a CDS encoding GNAT family N-acetyltransferase, whose translation MDRAIVGGAIFSRLTYDQDDRSVFILAPVAVASGWQGQGIGQKLLAHGLEALRNSGVDVVLTYGDPNYYSCVGFKPITEALAPAPFKLKQPEGWLGQSLAGGEMVPFKGAPRCIPALNDPVFW comes from the coding sequence ATGGACCGGGCGATTGTCGGCGGGGCGATCTTCTCCCGGCTGACCTACGATCAGGATGACCGGTCCGTGTTCATCCTTGCACCGGTGGCCGTTGCGAGCGGGTGGCAGGGGCAAGGCATCGGCCAGAAACTCCTGGCCCATGGTCTGGAAGCGCTGAGGAACTCAGGGGTTGATGTGGTCCTGACCTATGGTGATCCGAACTACTACTCGTGTGTCGGCTTCAAGCCCATCACCGAGGCGCTGGCTCCGGCGCCCTTCAAATTGAAGCAACCCGAAGGCTGGTTGGGACAATCCCTGGCGGGTGGAGAGATGGTGCCTTTCAAGGGGGCGCCGCGCTGTATCCCGGCGCTCAATGATCCTGTCTTCTGGTAG
- a CDS encoding RNA-guided endonuclease TnpB family protein, producing MALVRPVISCRFVFNKGLALQKERHERGEKKLGYAGLCKLLTEWRNGPETPWLADAPTHPLQQTLKDLERAYTNFFAQRADFPRFKKKGQSDSFRYPDPKQVKLDQANSRLFLPKLGWLRYRNSRDVLGTVKNVTVSQNGGKWFVSIQTEREVEQPIPQGGAVGIDMGIARFATLSDGSYVSPLNSFKRHEAALRKAQQAMSRKVKFSSNWSRAKARVHRIHSRIGNARRDYLHKTTTAISQNHAMVCIEDLQVRNMSRSAAGSTEQPGKNVRVKSGLNKSILDQGWFEFRRQLDYKLAWKGGYLIAVSSQNTSRTCPACGHVSADNRRTQERFACIECGFEENADMVGAINVLRAGHARLACEVNGAVMPSAAGTHRGESALAG from the coding sequence ATGGCCCTCGTCCGCCCAGTGATTTCGTGCCGATTCGTCTTCAACAAGGGGCTGGCGTTGCAGAAGGAGCGCCACGAGCGCGGCGAGAAGAAACTCGGCTATGCGGGCCTGTGCAAGCTACTCACAGAGTGGCGCAATGGCCCGGAGACGCCGTGGCTGGCCGATGCGCCAACGCATCCGCTGCAACAGACGCTTAAGGATCTGGAGCGTGCCTACACCAACTTCTTCGCCCAGCGGGCGGACTTTCCGCGCTTCAAGAAGAAGGGCCAGTCGGACAGCTTCCGCTATCCCGATCCCAAACAGGTCAAGCTCGATCAGGCGAACAGCCGCCTGTTCTTGCCCAAGCTCGGCTGGCTGCGTTACCGCAACAGCCGCGACGTGCTGGGGACGGTGAAGAACGTCACCGTGTCGCAGAACGGCGGTAAGTGGTTCGTGTCGATCCAGACCGAGCGGGAGGTCGAGCAGCCCATCCCGCAGGGCGGCGCAGTCGGCATCGACATGGGCATCGCTCGCTTTGCCACCCTCTCGGATGGCTCGTATGTCTCACCGCTTAACAGTTTCAAGCGCCATGAAGCCGCGCTGCGAAAAGCGCAGCAAGCGATGAGCCGCAAGGTGAAATTCAGCAGCAACTGGAGTCGAGCGAAAGCTCGTGTCCACCGTATTCATTCCCGAATCGGCAATGCCCGCCGCGACTACCTGCACAAGACCACGACCGCGATCAGCCAAAACCACGCGATGGTGTGCATCGAGGATTTGCAGGTACGGAACATGTCCAGGTCGGCGGCAGGCAGCACCGAGCAACCGGGCAAGAACGTTCGGGTCAAGTCCGGCCTGAACAAATCCATCCTCGATCAAGGCTGGTTTGAGTTCCGCCGCCAACTGGACTACAAGCTGGCCTGGAAGGGCGGGTATCTCATCGCTGTGTCATCGCAGAACACAAGCCGGACGTGTCCAGCGTGCGGCCATGTGTCAGCGGACAACCGTCGTACACAGGAGCGGTTCGCCTGCATCGAGTGCGGTTTCGAGGAAAACGCCGATATGGTCGGCGCGATCAATGTTTTAAGGGCGGGACACGCCCGGTTAGCCTGTGAAGTGAACGGTGCGGTAATGCCGTCAGCAGCAGGAACCCACCGAGGTGAGTCAGCCTTGGCGGGCTGA